A stretch of DNA from bacterium:
CGTTGATCTCGTAGATCGCGGGGTGCTCCGGCCAGGCCCTCATGCTCCCTCCCGTCGCCACCTTACACCGGCGGGGCACGGCGCGGAAGAGACGGCGGCGGGCGCAGCGGAGCGTCTCCGGCGGTCTTGACTTCGGGACGGCACCGGCCGAACATGCCCCGGGCTCGGGGAGCAATCCCGCGTGAACGACGCGGAATGTGCCGGAATTCCGATGCCGAAGGAGGTCTCGATGGCGGCGGTGGGGGCATGAGCACGAGCGCGGAAGTGATCGCCGGGGTCGGTCTCGCGGACCGCCCGCGCAAGAGCCGGTGGCCGGCGCGCCTGGACTTCGCGCAGAGCGGGACGGGGCTGGCGCTCGGCCTGTTCATGTGGGGGCACCTGTTCTTCGTCTCCACGATCCTGCTGGGCAAGGACGCGATGTGGTCGGTCACGAAGTTCTTCGAGGGGTACTTCTTCTTCGGCCAGGCCCACCCCGGGGCCGTCTCGGTCATCGCGGCCGCCGTCGTCGTGCTCTTCGTGGCGCACGCCTTCCTCGCGATGCGCAAGTTCCCGGCGAACGTCGGGCAGCTGCGCACCTTCGCCGCGCATCGCGCGCTCCTGAAGCACGGGGACACGACGCTGTGGTGGGTCCAGTTCCTCACCGGGTTCGCGCTCTTCTTCCTGGCGCCGCCGCACCTCTACCAGATGCTGGTGGAGCCCGGGGGGATCGGCCCGCACTTCTCCGCCTTCCGGATGCACGCGGGCGGGTGGGGG
This window harbors:
- a CDS encoding fumarate reductase cytochrome b subunit translates to MSTSAEVIAGVGLADRPRKSRWPARLDFAQSGTGLALGLFMWGHLFFVSTILLGKDAMWSVTKFFEGYFFFGQAHPGAVSVIAAAVVVLFVAHAFLAMRKFPANVGQLRTFAAHRALLKHGDTTLWWVQFLTGFALFFLAPPHLYQMLVEPGGIGPHFSAFRMHAGGWGPLYLALLVAVGLHGGIGLYRLVVKWGWIEGADAGRTRRVLVRVAWALIAVYFALGLVADTTYLRIGRELGGRPAEEYAPAWAKQAAHGEGRP